The Magnolia sinica isolate HGM2019 chromosome 9, MsV1, whole genome shotgun sequence genome contains a region encoding:
- the LOC131254840 gene encoding probable LRR receptor-like serine/threonine-protein kinase At3g47570, translated as MVNWDPPKSSDHFIISRLLNSSRAQNPLHILSPRFGFPSFTNTVMELPPMTLLAFWSFLLLSSTHVPCFFGSAAHFSNETDHLALLHFKDLITDDPLHSLSSWNHTLHFCRWQGVTCGGRRHPPRVTALNLTDKNLVGPISPFIGNLTFLKRIDLANNTFSGPIPEQMGQLFHLRFLRLRNNTLTGKIPTNLTHCSKLEFLYLHYNRLAGRIPTEIGSLSKLTGLALGENNLTGSIPLSLGNLSSLSILYLTGNSLNGSIPDDLGRLASLERFHIAENELSGRIPPQLYNLSSIKFLDVGINRLHGNLPPNLGLTLPNLQWLSTRANQFTGPIPISLSNASGLETIDLDSNSFSGSVPTNFGSLKGLSNLLLWGNKLGIGKSHDLIFLDSLTNCSSLRVLQVASNHLSGVLPDSMSNISTQLTWLTLQENMIFGSIPSGIQNLVDLTLLDMGNNFLTGTIPIGIGKLNKVRKLLFQANGLSGQIPSSLGNISQLLVLSLSENNLSGSIPSTLGNCKNLQFIFLDSNKFSSSLPKQLFIFPSLIRLDIGNNSFSDSLPLEVGYLKTLSLLSVSNNKLSGEIPSSLGNCLSLEYLSLDGNFFQESIPPTFSTLRGLRYLDLSRNNLSGEIPKYLEKLALEYLNLSFNNFEGELPKQGVFENASQVSVLGNNKLCGGIPELNLPQCSSQASKKRRKSLASKVKISVVVVVLFLMLVSCIFATLYWLRKSRRKPVDVPSAEDPFVTMSYAELFKATDGFSSANLVGTGSFGAVYKGALDHDGTMVAVKVFNLQHQGALRSFMAECEALKNIRHRNLVKILTCCVSIDFKGNDFKALVYEYMPNESLDKWLHRDDDDQLGRNLKFTQMLNIAIDVASALDYLHNHCQTPIIHRDLKPSNILLNDDMIALVGDFGLARFLPEVAQTSSVGIKGSVGYIPPEYAMGSKASTQGDVYSYGILLLEMITGKGPTDGMFMDNLSLHHFAKLALPERVMEIVKPQLLIEGTEVTQGNGNHINTRNRMHECLILMVRIGVLCSSESPRERMCMKDVASKMHAIKNQYLGVRIHGDIQVRSQMLDGGLSYLSHY; from the exons atgGTAAACTGGGACCCACCAAAATCATCTGATCATTTTATTATAAGTAGACTCCTCAACTCATCAAGGGCTCAGAATCCACTCCATATTTTGTCTCCTCGCTTTGGCTTTCCTTCATTCACAAACACTGTTATGGAGCTCCCACCTATGACCCTAttggcattttggtcatttctccttctctcttccacTCACGTTCCATGCTTCTTCGGATCAGCCGCTCACTTCTCCAACGAAACCGATCACCTTGCTTTGCTCCACTTTAAAGATCTGATAACCGACGATCCTCTCCATTCCTTGAGCTCATGGAACCATACTCTCCACTTCTGTCGCTGGCAAGGAGTCACATGCGGTGGTCGCCGCCATCCTCCAAGGGTCACTGCCTTGAATCTCACAGACAagaacttggtgggccccatttctcccttcatagggaacctCACCTTCCTCAAGAGAATCGATCTAGCAAACAACACCTTCAGCGGACCGATTCCTGAACAGATGGGCCAGTTGTTCCACTTGCGGTTTCTCCGTCTGCGCAATAACACACTCACCGGAAAAATTCCAACAAATCTGACTCACTGTTCGAAACTCGAATTTCTTTATCTTCACTATAATCGGTTGGCAGGGAGGATTCCAACTGAGATTGGCTCTCTATCGAAACTCACTGGATTGGCTCTTGGTGAGAACAATCTTACAGGAAGCATCCCACTTTCACTTGGAAACCTATCGTCTCTCTCTATCCTTTATCTCACAGGAAACAGCCTGAATGGCAGCATACCAGATGACCTTGGTCGGTTGGCAAGCTTAGAGAGGTTTCACATTGCTGAAAATGAACTGTCAGGTAGGATTCCACCCCAGCTATACAATCTCTCCTCCATTAAGTTTTTGGACGTGGGAATTAACAGATTGCATGGAAACCTTCCTCCTAACTTAGGCCTCACTCTTCCTAATCTCCAATGGCTTTCCACCAGAGCAAACCAATTCACAGGACCCATACCaatttcattatccaatgcttcAGGACTCGAAACTATTGACCTTGATAGCAATAGCTTTAGCGGATCTGTACCTACGAATTTTGGAAGCCTCAAGGGTCTGTCCAATTTACTTTTGTGGGGTAATAAACTTGGAATTGGAAAATCTCACGACTTGATTTTTCTCGATTCTTTGACCAATTGCAGTAGCTTACGAGTGCTGCAGGTAGCCAGTAATCATCTCAGCGGGGTGTTGCCTGATTCCATGTCTAATATTTCGACCCAACTGACTTGGTTAACTTTGCAAGAAAACATGATATTCGGAAGCATCCCATCTGGGATTCAGAATCTTGTCGACTTAACATTACTGGATATGGGGAATAACTTTTTAACAGGTACTATTCCCATTGGTATTGGGAAGCTTAACAAGGTACGAAAGCTTTTATTTCAAGCAAATGGATTATCAGGGCAAATTCCGTCTTCCTTGGGCAACATCTCCCAATTGTTGGTACTCAGTTTATCTGAAAACAATCTATCGGGGAGCATACCTTCAACACTTGGTAATTGCAAAAACCTGCAATTCATATTCCTCGACAGTAACAAGTTCAGCAGTAGCTTACCCAAACAACTTTTCATCTTTCCATCTTTGATTCGACTTGACATTGGAAATAACTCTTTTTCTGATAGTTTGCCACTCGAAGTTGGTTACTTGAAAACTCTCTCGCTATTGAGTGTTTCAAATAACAAATTGTCAGGAGAAATTCCAAGCTCGCTAGGCAATTGTCTCAGCCTAGAGTATCTCTCGTTGGATGGAAACTTCTTTCAAGAATCAATTCCTCCAACATTTAGTACTCTAAGAGGCCTTCGATACCTGGATCTTTCACGCAACAACCTATCTGGAGAGATTCCAAAATATCTGGAGAAGCTTGCTCTAGAGTATCTAAATCTATCCTTCAATAATTTTGAGGGTGAATTACCGAAACAAGGGGTCTTCGAAAATGCCAGTCAAGTTTCAGTGCTCGGAAATAATAAGCTTTGTGGGGGTATTCCAGAATTAAATTTGCCTCAATGCTCTAGCCAAGCTTCCAAGAAACGGAGAAAGTCTCTTGCATCAAAAGTAAAAATctcagttgttgttgttgtcctgTTCCTTATGTTAGTATCATGCATCTTTGCCACTCTTTATTGGCTAAGAAAGTCAAGAAGGAAACCTGTTGATGTGCCTTCTGCGGAGGATCCTTTTGTCACCATGTCTTATGCAGAACTCTTTAAAGCGACAGATGGCTTCTCTTCTGCCAATTTGGTCGGCACCGGAAGTTTTGGCGCTGTATATAAAGGGGCTCTAGATCATGATGGAACTATGGTAGCAGtgaaagtcttcaatcttcaacatCAAGGAGCTCTGAGGAGCTTCATGGCTGAATGCGAAGCCTTGAAaaacattaggcatcggaatctTGTTAAGATCTTAACTTGCTGTGTAAGCATTGATTTTAAGGGCAATGATTTCAAAGCTCTAGTTTACGAGTACATGCCCAATGAAAGTCTAGACAAGTGGTTGCACAGAGATGACGATGACCAGCTTGGAAGGAACTTGAAGTTTACTCAAATGCTAAACATAGCTATTGATGTGGCTTCTGCACTGGATTATCTGCATAATCATTGCCAAACGCCAATCATTCATCGAGATTTAAAGCCAAGCAATATTCTtcttaatgatgacatgattgctcTTGTGGGTGATTTCGGGCTAGCCAGGTTCTTACCTGAGGTTGCTCAAACTAGCTCGGTTGGAATCAAGGGATCTGTTGGATACATCCCTCCAG AATATGCGATGGGCAGTAAagcatctacacaaggagatgttTACAGCTATGGAATCCTTCTATTGGAGATGATCACTGGCAAGGGGCCAACTGATGGGATGTTTATGgacaatctaagccttcatcattttgctAAGTTAGCTTTGCCTGAACGAGTAATGGAGATTGTTAAGCCACAACTGCTTATAGAAGGCACTGAAGTTACTCAGGGCAATGGAAATCATATCAATACAAGAAATAGAATGCATGAATGCTTGATTTTAATGGTCAGAATTGGTGTGTTGTGCTCTTCAGAGTCTCCAAGAGAACGAATGTGCATGAAAGATGTCGCTTCAAAAATGCATGCAATCAAGAACCAGTATCTCGGGGTCAGGATTCACGGAGACATACAAGTTAGATCACAAATGTTAGATGGAGGTTTGTCTTACCTCAGTCATTACTAA